A window of Pseudomonadota bacterium contains these coding sequences:
- a CDS encoding AsmA-like C-terminal domain-containing protein, translated as MKWLKLLLLTALLLLIGLAIWLHADQRTLNFAKPWILDAINPPDAPYSITIGDVSIDWRNAVELGEVRISNVTFAKRDGNVFAQLPAVFVTIDPIGFLPTRHMLHTVTLHEPRLFLTRTQEGAVELGLEGASSRMALNGLFAAQTGGPKNTISLPELPFHDFIIDRAQLTFTDVKSGANIVSSAMALHVERHGRYFDASLQMPFMLDDKPVDMRAEFVAKRQDQGHTLSLKVEQFPAQFICLFAACPDKVSATGLLDGMVMQKVQADKTPGPLSLMLGTRSAVLTAPPWFAEPLKFGQSTVNAQVDWNGPTIDLVSAKLALEDTSITASAKVRKAEDGWYATADGEASQLDVKKIYKYWPLFMAPDSRAWITAKLKSGYAAKGTLKLNLTPTDFSSPVVSDGAVDAMADAREITFEYLPGFPLVEKMNGIAHFTGTTVKVEGGGGSMLGGTKITKAILWCPELNSPNNPMEATVEATAPAADAVALLSSKYFTFDDGIGLDAKTISGTVEAAMKLKFNAFSSNPSSDPNEIHLDAVDYDISTKLINVAQNKLAGSYNASAINGELKASNAGMGFNGSLALADTGISDVKLVQDGAQPMTVQVKSREGQKGAARNDFSLKYKSATSGSQVSITGKRLDASVAYGSGGGESTLLKNFPAIKLDIALDELLLAAGAPFTQVTGKLDCSAARCESADFKANAGSSLVRGGIARNAGERRFTLNASDAGSFLKALDISDRMTKGKLAMNGTYDDKKSPPELKSRLTISEFTLKNSQILGRILTIGSLTGLQNALTGSGISFDKLTADITSRAGLITVAKGVANGTAIGITVAGTVDTTTTKLGLKGVVVPAYALNSILGKIPLIGMIVGGEGEGLIAFNYWVNGTYDKPDVGVNPLSGLTPGFLRGIFSIFDETPPVKAEDATPKKSTDDSGFKPMHRR; from the coding sequence ATGAAATGGCTGAAGCTGCTGCTGCTCACGGCGCTGCTGCTGCTGATTGGGCTTGCCATCTGGCTACATGCCGACCAGCGCACGCTCAATTTCGCCAAGCCCTGGATTCTGGATGCCATCAACCCGCCGGATGCGCCATACAGCATCACCATCGGCGATGTGTCGATCGATTGGCGCAACGCGGTGGAGCTGGGTGAAGTCCGCATTTCCAACGTCACCTTCGCCAAGCGCGATGGCAATGTGTTCGCGCAATTACCGGCCGTGTTTGTGACGATCGACCCCATCGGTTTCCTGCCCACGCGCCATATGCTGCACACCGTCACGCTGCACGAGCCGCGCCTGTTCCTCACCCGCACGCAAGAAGGGGCGGTTGAGCTTGGGCTCGAAGGCGCCAGTTCGCGCATGGCGCTGAACGGGCTTTTCGCCGCGCAAACGGGTGGGCCGAAAAATACCATCAGCCTGCCGGAATTGCCATTCCATGATTTCATCATCGACCGTGCGCAGCTCACTTTCACCGATGTGAAAAGCGGCGCGAACATTGTCAGCAGCGCCATGGCGCTGCACGTTGAGCGCCATGGCCGGTATTTCGACGCGTCGCTGCAGATGCCATTTATGCTCGATGATAAGCCGGTCGATATGCGCGCCGAGTTTGTCGCCAAACGCCAGGATCAAGGCCATACGCTGTCGCTGAAGGTGGAGCAATTCCCGGCGCAGTTCATCTGCCTGTTTGCAGCCTGCCCGGATAAAGTAAGCGCCACCGGCCTGCTCGATGGCATGGTGATGCAGAAAGTGCAGGCGGATAAAACGCCCGGCCCGCTGTCGCTGATGCTGGGCACGCGCAGTGCGGTGCTGACCGCGCCGCCATGGTTTGCCGAGCCGCTGAAATTTGGCCAAAGCACGGTGAACGCGCAAGTGGATTGGAACGGGCCGACCATTGATCTTGTCAGCGCCAAACTGGCGTTGGAGGATACCAGCATTACCGCCAGCGCCAAAGTGCGCAAAGCGGAGGACGGCTGGTATGCAACCGCCGACGGCGAAGCCAGCCAGCTCGACGTGAAGAAGATTTACAAATACTGGCCGCTGTTCATGGCGCCCGATTCGCGCGCATGGATCACCGCCAAGCTGAAATCCGGCTACGCCGCCAAAGGTACGCTGAAGCTGAACCTCACCCCGACGGATTTCTCCTCGCCGGTCGTTTCCGATGGCGCGGTGGATGCGATGGCGGATGCGCGCGAGATCACGTTTGAATATCTGCCGGGCTTCCCGCTGGTTGAAAAAATGAACGGCATCGCCCATTTCACCGGCACCACGGTGAAGGTTGAAGGGGGCGGCGGCAGCATGCTGGGCGGCACAAAAATTACCAAAGCGATTCTGTGGTGCCCCGAACTCAACAGCCCCAACAACCCGATGGAAGCGACCGTGGAAGCCACTGCCCCGGCGGCCGATGCGGTGGCGCTTCTCAGCTCCAAATACTTCACCTTTGATGATGGCATCGGCCTTGATGCAAAAACCATCAGCGGCACGGTGGAAGCGGCGATGAAGCTGAAATTCAATGCCTTCTCCAGCAACCCAAGCAGTGACCCCAACGAGATCCATCTCGATGCGGTGGATTACGACATCAGCACCAAGCTCATTAACGTGGCACAGAACAAACTCGCGGGCAGCTATAACGCGAGCGCCATCAACGGCGAGCTGAAGGCCAGCAACGCGGGCATGGGCTTCAACGGCTCGCTGGCATTGGCGGATACTGGCATCAGCGATGTGAAGCTGGTGCAGGATGGCGCTCAGCCGATGACCGTTCAGGTTAAATCCCGCGAAGGGCAAAAAGGTGCAGCGCGCAACGATTTCAGCCTGAAATATAAATCTGCAACTTCCGGCTCGCAGGTCAGCATCACCGGCAAGCGGCTGGATGCCAGCGTGGCCTATGGTAGCGGTGGCGGTGAAAGCACGCTGCTGAAGAATTTCCCGGCCATCAAGCTGGATATTGCCCTGGATGAGCTGCTGCTTGCCGCCGGTGCGCCATTTACCCAGGTGACAGGCAAGCTGGATTGCAGCGCTGCGCGGTGTGAATCGGCGGATTTTAAAGCCAACGCCGGGTCGTCGCTGGTGCGCGGCGGCATTGCGCGCAACGCGGGCGAGCGGCGCTTCACCCTGAATGCGAGCGATGCGGGCAGCTTCCTCAAAGCGCTGGATATCAGCGACCGCATGACAAAGGGCAAGCTGGCCATGAACGGTACCTATGACGATAAAAAATCGCCGCCGGAATTGAAATCGCGCCTTACCATCAGCGAGTTCACGCTCAAAAACTCGCAGATCCTGGGGCGCATCCTCACCATCGGCTCGCTTACGGGGCTGCAAAACGCGCTGACTGGCAGCGGTATTTCCTTCGATAAGCTGACGGCGGATATCACCTCGCGGGCGGGCCTTATTACGGTGGCCAAAGGCGTGGCGAACGGCACGGCGATCGGCATCACCGTCGCCGGCACGGTAGACACGACCACCACCAAGCTTGGCCTTAAAGGCGTTGTCGTTCCGGCCTATGCGCTCAACTCCATCCTCGGAAAAATCCCGCTGATCGGCATGATTGTCGGCGGTGAGGGCGAGGGGCTGATTGCCTTCAATTACTGGGTGAATGGCACCTATGATAAGCCCGATGTTGGCGTCAACCCGCTCTCGGGCCTCACGCCGGGCTTCCTGCGCGGCATTTTCAGCATTTTCGATGAAACGCCGCCGGTAAAAGCCGAGGATGCCACTCCAAAGAAATCCACGGATGACAGCGGCTTCAAGCCCATGCACCGCCGATAA
- a CDS encoding bifunctional [glutamine synthetase] adenylyltransferase/[glutamine synthetase]-adenylyl-L-tyrosine phosphorylase: protein MGMFIPSLSTTSRLPVASRDADAAHTLAQLHGGHGAHHALLAAAAGNAPYLARLIGKYPDHLARLLEHGFDAGWRALTATTQALDVAQLDQPSLMRALRQHKAQAALTIALADIAAAWDLAHVTRALSDFAGDAVTLVLRHLLLKAAARGEFAITNPAEPEAGTGIILLGMGKLGAFELNYSSDIDLIVLFDKETLPYTGARNAQVFMNKLASDLTSILQERTSEGYVFRTDLRLRPDPMSTPLAVTTAAALSYYETVGQNWERAAMIKARPIAGDMLAAAGYMRELVPFIWRKTLDFATIADIHSIKRQMNVKGGTDITLPGHNIKTGVGGIREIEFFVQTQQLVWGGRIPELRVPATLAGLNALTDYELVQPEVRDALTASYRWLRTVEHRLQMRNDEQTHLIPTTDEGIREVSMFCGYDSTADFTSECLATLQQVHAIYTDSMIDSAPLAVDGNLMFTGVEADPDTLATLKRMGYDEGQRISDIIQGWHRGHRRSTRSKRSRQVLTELIPALLTALAKTANPDAAFFNFDDFIDRLPSGAQIFSLFLSRPEMLTLLADILGSTPALGDTLSNNPSLFDGVLEADFFLGLPSKEELENLVVERLRYAHAFEQKMLYLRTFNNEKRFQAGVHLLKHLANPKRVGAFLSDIAEIILQCTMREVWAEYALNNFTIHDVPFAVLGMGKLGGREMTFGSDLDIVLLYDGSDDAALETRTHLTRISQRFVSALTLLTREGRLYEVDTRLRPGGTDGPLAVNLAAFDAYFSNSAWTYEHMALTRARVVATNQPAFAMRVEQVVARHVLKPRDATVLLKDVTDMRARLAAQFPTQNPWALKHARGGMVDIDFIAQYLVLRYGSDHPTLWHRNARAVFEAAQSNGILPTAITAPLIEAKKFLSDLMSLLRLSAPGGLITDDAPLGLKRLLIAGMRVHDFDTLKAKTLALEANVTEIFQAMELGEL from the coding sequence ATGGGAATGTTTATACCGAGCCTCTCTACCACCAGCCGCTTGCCCGTGGCAAGCCGCGATGCGGATGCGGCGCATACACTGGCGCAATTGCACGGCGGTCATGGCGCACATCACGCGCTGCTGGCGGCGGCTGCAGGCAATGCGCCCTATCTCGCGCGGCTGATTGGCAAATATCCCGACCATCTCGCGCGGCTGTTGGAGCACGGGTTCGATGCCGGGTGGCGGGCCTTAACTGCAACCACGCAGGCGCTCGATGTGGCGCAGCTCGACCAGCCTTCGCTCATGCGCGCGCTGCGCCAGCATAAAGCGCAAGCGGCACTCACCATTGCGCTGGCCGATATTGCGGCGGCGTGGGACCTTGCCCATGTCACCCGCGCCTTATCCGATTTTGCGGGCGACGCCGTTACCCTCGTCTTGCGCCACCTGCTGCTGAAAGCGGCGGCGCGTGGCGAGTTCGCCATCACCAACCCCGCCGAGCCGGAAGCGGGCACCGGCATTATCCTGCTTGGCATGGGCAAGCTCGGCGCGTTCGAGCTGAACTATTCCAGCGATATCGATCTGATCGTGCTGTTCGATAAGGAAACCCTGCCCTACACCGGCGCGCGCAACGCGCAGGTGTTCATGAACAAGCTGGCGAGCGACCTCACCAGCATCCTGCAGGAGCGCACCTCGGAGGGCTATGTGTTCCGCACCGACCTGCGTTTGCGGCCAGACCCCATGTCTACCCCGCTTGCCGTCACCACCGCCGCGGCGCTGAGCTATTATGAAACCGTCGGCCAGAACTGGGAACGCGCGGCGATGATTAAAGCGCGCCCGATCGCGGGCGACATGCTCGCCGCTGCGGGCTATATGCGCGAGCTGGTGCCGTTCATCTGGCGCAAAACGCTCGATTTCGCCACCATCGCGGATATTCACTCCATCAAACGCCAGATGAATGTGAAGGGCGGCACCGACATTACCCTGCCCGGCCACAACATCAAAACCGGCGTCGGCGGCATCCGCGAAATCGAGTTTTTCGTGCAGACGCAGCAGCTGGTCTGGGGCGGCCGCATTCCGGAATTGCGCGTGCCGGCGACACTTGCCGGGCTCAACGCCCTCACCGATTATGAGCTGGTGCAGCCCGAAGTGCGCGATGCGCTCACCGCCTCCTACCGCTGGCTGCGCACGGTGGAACACCGTTTGCAAATGCGCAACGACGAGCAAACCCACCTCATCCCCACGACGGATGAGGGCATCCGTGAAGTCAGTATGTTCTGTGGCTATGACAGCACGGCGGATTTCACCAGCGAGTGCCTTGCCACCTTGCAGCAGGTGCACGCGATTTACACCGATTCGATGATTGATTCCGCACCGCTCGCAGTCGATGGCAACCTGATGTTCACCGGGGTGGAGGCCGACCCCGACACGCTCGCCACCCTGAAGCGCATGGGCTACGATGAGGGCCAGCGCATTTCGGATATTATTCAGGGCTGGCATCGCGGCCACCGGCGCTCCACCCGCAGCAAGCGCTCGCGGCAGGTGCTGACCGAGCTGATCCCGGCGCTGCTGACGGCGCTCGCCAAAACCGCAAACCCGGATGCCGCGTTTTTCAATTTCGATGATTTCATCGACCGCCTGCCATCGGGCGCGCAGATTTTCTCGCTGTTTCTCTCACGCCCGGAAATGCTCACGCTGCTTGCGGATATTCTCGGCTCCACCCCGGCACTTGGCGACACGCTCAGCAACAACCCCTCACTGTTCGATGGCGTGCTGGAGGCCGATTTCTTCCTCGGCCTTCCCTCGAAGGAGGAGCTGGAGAACCTCGTTGTCGAGCGGCTGCGCTATGCCCATGCGTTCGAGCAGAAAATGCTCTATCTGCGCACCTTCAATAACGAGAAACGCTTCCAGGCAGGTGTGCATTTGCTCAAGCATCTGGCCAACCCCAAGCGCGTCGGCGCGTTCCTGTCGGATATCGCCGAGATCATCCTGCAATGCACGATGCGCGAGGTCTGGGCGGAATATGCGCTGAACAATTTCACCATCCATGATGTGCCCTTTGCGGTGCTTGGCATGGGCAAGCTGGGCGGCCGCGAGATGACGTTTGGCTCCGACCTCGACATCGTGCTGCTGTATGACGGCAGCGACGACGCCGCGCTTGAAACGCGCACCCACCTCACCCGCATCAGCCAGCGGTTTGTCAGCGCGCTCACCCTGCTCACCCGCGAGGGGCGGCTGTATGAGGTGGATACGCGCCTGCGCCCGGGCGGCACGGATGGCCCGCTGGCCGTTAATCTCGCCGCGTTTGATGCCTATTTCAGCAATAGCGCCTGGACCTATGAACACATGGCTCTTACCCGCGCCCGGGTGGTTGCCACCAACCAGCCCGCCTTCGCCATGCGGGTGGAACAGGTGGTCGCCCGGCATGTGCTGAAGCCGCGCGATGCGACGGTGCTGCTGAAAGATGTCACCGACATGCGCGCGCGCCTTGCCGCGCAATTTCCCACCCAGAACCCGTGGGCACTCAAGCACGCGCGCGGCGGTATGGTGGATATTGATTTCATCGCCCAATATCTGGTGCTGCGTTATGGTTCGGATCATCCGACCCTATGGCACCGCAACGCCCGCGCCGTGTTCGAGGCCGCGCAGAGCAATGGCATCCTGCCCACCGCCATCACCGCGCCGCTGATCGAAGCCAAGAAATTCCTCTCCGACCTGATGAGCCTGCTGCGCCTTTCCGCCCCCGGCGGCCTCATTACGGATGACGCGCCACTCGGCCTCAAGCGCCTGCTCATCGCCGGCATGCGCGTGCATGATTTCGACACCCTCAAAGCAAAAACACTGGCGCTGGAGGCGAATGTGACTGAAATTTTCCAGGCGATGGAGCTGGGGGAGTTATAA
- a CDS encoding peroxiredoxin, with the protein MTTTPAEGTTAPVCSLVLTGGSTADLASYRGKKNVVLYFYPKDDTSGCTAEAKDFAELLPQFDKADTVIIGISKDPMKSHDTFKAKYELPFALASDDSGIAEAFGVWAEKSMYGKKYMGIVRSTFLIDKKGSVAKAWPKVSVPGHAAEVLKAAQGL; encoded by the coding sequence ATGACCACCACCCCCGCCGAAGGCACCACCGCCCCTGTTTGCAGCCTTGTTCTCACCGGCGGCAGCACGGCGGATCTGGCGAGCTATCGCGGTAAGAAAAACGTCGTTCTTTATTTCTACCCGAAGGATGACACCTCCGGCTGCACCGCCGAAGCGAAGGATTTCGCGGAGCTGCTGCCGCAGTTCGATAAAGCGGATACCGTCATCATCGGCATCTCGAAAGACCCGATGAAAAGCCACGACACATTCAAAGCAAAATATGAGCTGCCCTTCGCGCTTGCCAGCGACGATAGCGGCATCGCCGAAGCTTTCGGCGTCTGGGCGGAGAAAAGCATGTATGGCAAAAAATACATGGGCATCGTGCGCAGCACGTTTCTGATCGATAAAAAAGGCAGCGTCGCCAAAGCATGGCCCAAAGTCAGCGTCCCCGGCCATGCCGCGGAGGTGCTGAAGGCTGCGCAGGGGCTTTAG
- a CDS encoding D-amino acid dehydrogenase, whose product MKICVLGAGVLGVTSAYELARSGHEVTVIERQPEPARECSFANGGQLSYSHAEPWANPRVFPKLFKWMWQDDAPLVLRPSLDPHMMRWGALFLLNCLPARARANTETMMRLGLYSKLKMAELMADTKVEFNHLGRGILHVFSDEKAFEGAKRQAEFQHTLGCEEVPLTVAQCFALEPALANTTKKLLGGMHAPIDESGDIHWFTRNLADYCAQRYGVTFLFNQKISRLHQTANAITHVEIEGQSRDYLSGFDAYVMALGSHSAPQLRKLGLYVPIYPMKGYSISMDASAACPQVSITDDAAKQVYSLLGNRMRVAGTAEFAGYNEAVRPVRVAPLIAGMKALFPDAPLDNLSEWACLRPSTPDGPPIIGKTPISNLFMNSGHGTLGWTQSAGSARLLADVINGKPTEVPMSGLGIERCLIRI is encoded by the coding sequence ATGAAAATCTGTGTTCTCGGTGCGGGGGTGCTTGGGGTGACAAGTGCCTATGAGCTTGCGCGCAGCGGGCACGAAGTGACCGTGATTGAGCGTCAGCCGGAACCTGCGCGCGAATGTTCCTTCGCCAATGGCGGCCAGCTTTCCTATTCGCACGCGGAACCATGGGCCAACCCACGCGTTTTCCCGAAACTTTTCAAATGGATGTGGCAGGATGATGCACCGCTGGTGCTGCGCCCTTCGCTCGACCCGCATATGATGCGCTGGGGCGCGCTGTTCCTGCTGAACTGCCTGCCCGCCCGCGCCCGCGCCAATACCGAAACCATGATGCGCCTGGGCCTCTACAGCAAACTGAAAATGGCCGAGCTGATGGCCGATACCAAGGTGGAGTTCAACCATCTGGGCCGCGGCATCCTGCATGTGTTTTCGGATGAAAAAGCCTTCGAAGGCGCCAAACGGCAGGCGGAGTTCCAGCACACGCTGGGCTGCGAAGAAGTGCCCCTCACCGTTGCGCAATGTTTCGCGCTGGAGCCAGCGCTGGCCAACACCACCAAAAAGCTGCTGGGCGGCATGCATGCGCCGATCGATGAATCCGGCGATATTCACTGGTTCACCCGTAACCTCGCCGATTATTGCGCGCAGCGTTATGGCGTCACCTTCCTGTTCAACCAGAAAATCTCGCGCCTGCACCAGACGGCGAACGCCATCACCCATGTCGAGATCGAAGGCCAGAGCCGCGATTACCTCTCCGGCTTCGATGCGTATGTGATGGCGCTTGGCTCGCACAGCGCGCCGCAGCTGCGCAAACTCGGGCTTTATGTGCCGATTTACCCGATGAAGGGCTACAGCATCAGCATGGATGCCAGCGCCGCCTGCCCGCAGGTCAGCATCACGGATGATGCGGCCAAGCAGGTCTACAGCCTGCTGGGCAACCGCATGCGCGTGGCGGGCACCGCCGAATTCGCGGGCTATAACGAAGCGGTGCGGCCAGTGCGCGTTGCCCCCCTCATCGCCGGGATGAAGGCGCTGTTCCCGGATGCGCCGCTCGATAACCTGAGCGAGTGGGCCTGCCTGCGCCCCTCGACGCCCGATGGCCCGCCCATCATCGGCAAAACGCCGATCAGCAACCTGTTCATGAACAGCGGCCATGGCACGCTGGGCTGGACCCAGAGCGCCGGTTCCGCCCGTTTGCTGGCCGATGTCATCAACGGCAAACCGACCGAAGTGCCGATGAGCGGGCTTGGCATCGAACGCTGTTTGATCCGGATATAA
- a CDS encoding alpha/beta hydrolase, translating to MQPRRHSLLVPNTIGEPGMHELVFYDWGDINSQRVAVCVHGLTRNAHDFDALAQALVAKGRRVFTLNMAGRGESAWLADPAGYNYASYVADCNAVMDNFHLRGVEWIGTSMGGLIGMMIASQSNSRIRRLIMNDIGAFLSKEALTRIYEYVRTMPSRFADRGEADRYLRAAFAPFNITDPALWEQFVDSSLITGPDGALRYACDPAIATPLRAATEDFTKIDDINLTPIWNEVNVPTYVIHGAESDILTTPTLHAMRATNQNMQTITIPGVGHAPPLMSAEQIRIVTDWLDGTTASLMAASF from the coding sequence ATGCAGCCGCGCCGCCATAGCCTGCTTGTTCCCAACACCATCGGCGAGCCGGGAATGCATGAACTCGTGTTTTATGATTGGGGCGATATTAACTCGCAGCGCGTCGCTGTCTGCGTCCATGGCCTTACCCGCAATGCGCATGATTTCGATGCGCTGGCGCAAGCGCTCGTCGCCAAAGGGCGCCGGGTCTTCACCCTCAACATGGCCGGGCGCGGCGAAAGCGCCTGGCTGGCAGATCCCGCAGGCTACAACTACGCCAGCTATGTGGCCGATTGCAACGCGGTGATGGACAACTTCCACCTGCGCGGCGTCGAGTGGATTGGCACCTCGATGGGCGGCCTCATCGGCATGATGATCGCAAGCCAGAGCAACAGCCGTATCCGCCGGCTCATCATGAACGATATCGGCGCGTTTCTCAGCAAAGAGGCGCTCACGCGGATTTATGAGTATGTGCGCACCATGCCCAGCCGCTTCGCCGACCGCGGCGAGGCCGACCGCTACCTGCGCGCCGCCTTCGCGCCATTCAACATCACCGATCCCGCGCTGTGGGAGCAGTTTGTAGACAGCTCGCTCATCACCGGGCCGGATGGCGCGCTGCGCTATGCCTGCGACCCCGCCATCGCCACCCCACTGCGCGCGGCAACCGAGGATTTTACCAAAATCGATGACATCAACCTCACCCCGATCTGGAATGAGGTGAATGTGCCCACCTATGTCATCCACGGGGCGGAATCCGACATTCTCACCACCCCCACCCTGCACGCCATGCGCGCCACCAACCAGAACATGCAGACCATCACCATCCCCGGCGTCGGCCACGCCCCACCGCTGATGAGCGCGGAGCAAATCCGCATTGTCACCGACTGGCTGGATGGGACAACCGCATCCCTGATGGCGGCGAGTTTTTAG
- a CDS encoding acyl-CoA dehydrogenase: MLNELNWLDPLALEGELTEDERLVRDAARGFARDRLFPGVIAANRHEVFDREILREMGAQGLLGSTIEGYGCAGVSHVAYGLVAREVEWVDSGYRSALSVQSSLVMHPIHAFAAESQKQKYLPRLASGELIGCFGLTEPDAGSDPGSMKTRAVKVDGGYRINGSKTWITNAPIADVFIIWAKLDDAIRGFIVERGDAGSIATPKIDGKMSLRASVTGMVMLDDVFVPEERLLDVSGLKGPFSCLNKARYGIAWGVTGAALHCMEIARDYTLQRQQFGRPLAATQLIQKKLADMMTEIALATHAALRVGRLMDSGDYAPAMISLIKRNSCGKSLDIARTARDMLGGNGIADEYHVIRHMMNLEAVNTYEGTHDIHALILGRAITGLAAF; the protein is encoded by the coding sequence ATGCTCAACGAACTTAACTGGCTCGACCCCCTCGCCCTTGAAGGCGAACTGACTGAGGACGAGCGCCTGGTGCGCGATGCAGCGCGCGGATTTGCGCGTGACCGTTTGTTTCCCGGTGTGATTGCGGCCAACCGGCACGAAGTTTTTGACCGCGAGATCCTGCGCGAAATGGGTGCGCAAGGGCTGCTTGGCTCCACCATTGAGGGCTATGGCTGCGCAGGCGTGAGCCATGTCGCCTATGGCCTCGTCGCCCGCGAGGTGGAATGGGTGGATTCCGGCTACCGCTCGGCGCTGTCGGTGCAATCCTCGCTGGTCATGCACCCGATCCATGCGTTTGCAGCCGAATCGCAAAAGCAAAAATATTTACCGCGCCTTGCCAGCGGCGAGCTGATCGGCTGCTTCGGCCTCACCGAACCCGATGCGGGCTCCGACCCCGGCAGCATGAAAACCCGCGCCGTGAAGGTCGATGGCGGCTACCGCATCAACGGCTCGAAAACATGGATCACCAACGCACCGATTGCGGATGTGTTTATCATCTGGGCAAAGCTAGATGATGCGATCCGCGGCTTCATCGTCGAGCGGGGGGATGCGGGCAGCATCGCCACCCCGAAAATCGATGGCAAAATGTCGCTGCGCGCGAGCGTCACCGGCATGGTGATGCTGGATGATGTGTTCGTGCCCGAGGAACGGCTGCTGGATGTGTCGGGCCTCAAAGGCCCGTTCAGCTGCCTTAACAAGGCGCGCTACGGCATTGCCTGGGGCGTCACCGGCGCGGCGCTGCATTGCATGGAGATCGCCCGCGACTACACGCTGCAACGCCAGCAATTCGGCAGGCCGCTCGCCGCCACCCAGCTCATCCAGAAAAAACTCGCCGACATGATGACCGAGATCGCGCTTGCCACCCACGCCGCGCTGCGCGTCGGCCGGTTGATGGATAGCGGTGATTATGCACCGGCAATGATTTCGCTCATCAAGCGCAACAGCTGCGGCAAATCGCTCGACATCGCCCGCACGGCGCGCGACATGCTCGGCGGCAACGGCATCGCGGATGAATACCATGTCATCCGCCATATGATGAACCTGGAAGCCGTGAACACCTACGAAGGCACCCACGACATCCACGCCCTCATCCTCGGGCGCGCCATCACCGGGCTGGCGGCGTTTTAA
- a CDS encoding inositol monophosphatase family protein: MNADFLPFAHSLADAAGAIIRPYFGTALSVDVKADHSPVSIADREAEAAIRALVAARFPEHGIYGEEYGQQSTSQRYTWVIDPIDGTRAFLAGKKEWGTLIALCEDGVPILGILDQPVTGERWVGMRDTPSTYTVTPSHDGVHLEAFEKKDGPRHKAGVTHLCRSRPCPSLADAALSTTSKNHFTPPQARAFIGLAEACGEVIADGDCYAYGLLACGLRDLVADAGLKPYDILALAPIIQGAGGIITGWDGAAITLTHYATALAGGNAALHAAARGMLA; the protein is encoded by the coding sequence ATGAACGCCGATTTCCTCCCCTTCGCCCATAGCCTTGCCGATGCGGCGGGGGCGATTATCCGGCCGTATTTCGGCACGGCGCTTTCGGTGGATGTGAAGGCCGACCATTCCCCCGTCAGCATCGCCGACCGGGAGGCGGAAGCCGCCATCCGCGCGCTGGTTGCGGCGCGCTTCCCCGAGCACGGCATTTACGGCGAAGAATATGGCCAGCAATCCACCAGCCAGCGCTATACTTGGGTGATCGACCCGATCGATGGCACCCGCGCCTTCCTTGCCGGGAAGAAGGAATGGGGCACGCTGATTGCCCTGTGCGAAGACGGCGTGCCGATCCTTGGCATCCTCGACCAACCCGTCACCGGCGAGCGCTGGGTGGGCATGAGGGATACTCCAAGCACATATACTGTCACCCCGTCGCATGACGGGGTCCACCTTGAAGCATTCGAGAAAAAAGATGGACCCCGGCATAAAGCCGGGGTGACACATCTGTGCCGCAGCCGCCCCTGCCCGTCGCTTGCGGATGCCGCCCTTTCCACCACCTCGAAAAACCATTTCACCCCGCCGCAGGCACGCGCCTTCATCGGCCTTGCCGAGGCCTGCGGCGAGGTGATTGCGGATGGGGATTGCTACGCTTACGGCCTGCTTGCATGCGGCTTGCGCGACCTCGTCGCCGATGCGGGGCTAAAGCCCTACGACATCCTCGCCCTCGCCCCCATCATTCAGGGCGCTGGCGGCATCATCACCGGCTGGGACGGCGCGGCGATCACCCTCACCCATTATGCAACGGCGCTAGCGGGCGGGAATGCGGCGCTGCATGCCGCGGCCCGCGGAATGCTTGCGTAA